The sequence below is a genomic window from Halosolutus gelatinilyticus.
TGTTGCTCACCTTCGATCGGTACCGCGACCCGCTCGCCATCGGCGCGGCGACGAGCGCGGTCGTCCTCGTCTCGCTCTCGCGGGTCGTCCTCGGCGTCCACTACCTCGGCGACGTGATCGCCGGCGCGATCGTCGGCCTCGCCTTTCTCGTCGCCGTTCACGCGATCGTCGCCGGCGATCCGCGCCGCGGATTCGCGCTCGGCGGAGCCATCGCCGTCCCGGCGGTCCTCGTCACGGGCGGCGAATCCGACGTGCTGATCGCCCTCGGCGGCAGCGTCGGCGGATTGCTGGCGTCGACCCGGCTCGGCTCACTTCCCGACCTCCGGTCGCGCCTGGAAGGCGCGCTCCTCGTGGTCGTCGGGATCGGCGCGATCGTCGTCGGGGTCGTCCTCGAATCCCTCGCCGCGGCGATCGCGTCGACCCTCGTCGCGGCGATCGCCCTCACGGCAGTCAACGCCGGCCTCTTCGTCGCGATTTTGCTGGCCCCTGCCGTGGTCGGTCGAGTTTCGATCGGATCAGCGTCGGTAGCGCGGTGAATATCACGAACGGCAGCGCGCCCGCGACCGTCGAAAAGCGCCTCATACGCGCCGAAGCCGACGTCTCGGACGCGATCGGTCCCTGCAGCGACGTCCTCGCGGTTCCCGACGCGCCGAGCACGCTACTCGTCGACGGCCGATCCCCGGACGGATTCGACGGATCGGCGCCGGACGTTACGCCGAGGAGTAGTCCACTTTCCCCTCGTCCTCGCTCGTCCGGATCCAGTAGATCCGGGCGTACGGCAGGTGGATGTACCCCTCGCCTTCGAGGTTGACCCGGATTCCCTGAACCTTCCCAGAGTCGGTGATGTTGTCGGCGTCGACCGATTCCTCGGCCGTGCCGTCCGGCGCCTCGTACGCGATGGTCGCCATACAACTACCTCTCGGCCCACGTCAATAAGTGACGTCCACGCGAATTCGGGCCGCTCAGTCGATCTGCTCTCCCGCCTGCTTCCGATCGTCCGCGTCCGATTGCCCCTGATCGTCCGCGTCGCGATCGGATCGACGCGTCGGCGGCCGGAATCGGCGGCGTTCGGGTCGTGCGATCCCGGCGAGGATTTACCGCCGTCGGCGTGGTTGAACCGCTATGCTCGAACGACTCCGAACGCGCGGGGGTCGCGTCGCCATCTGGATCGTCGTCACCGTCGCGCTCACGTCGATCGTGACCAGCCTCGTGGCGATCGTGACCGGGCCGACGATCAGGGCGACCGGCACGCTCGGCACCGTTCAGTCGATCGCCGAGTTCAGCGGCGCGGTCATCGGGTTCGTCCTGCTGGTCGCCGCCTGGGGGATGCGACGGGGCTACCGGCTGGCCTATGTCGCGGCGGCGGGCCTCGTCGTCCTCGCGGCCGGACACGGCGTCGTTCAGTTCCGGCTGCAGTCGGTTCCGCTCGTCGTCATCGGGAGCGGCGGCTTCGTCGTCCTGTTGCTGACGAGCGACCAGTTCACCCGATCGAGTTCGCTGAGCGGGGCCCAACTCGGAAGCCTGGTGTCGTTCGTGGGCGTGCTCTGTTACGGGACGGTCGGCGCGTACGCCCTCCGCGACGAGTTCGCCGAACTGCAGACCGTCGTCGACGCGATCTACTTCACGCTCGTAACCGCGAGCACGGTCGGCTACGGCGACGTCCACCCCACCGGATACGCGGCGCGGCTGTTCGCCATCTCGCTGGTCCTGCTCGGTCCGGCGACCGTCGCCGTCGTGGTCGGCAGTCTGCTCGGGCCGGCGGTCGAACGCTACTTCACCCGCGTCGAGCAACGGGCGAAGGTCAACCTCGACTCCGAACACCCGAGAACGGTCGTCGTCCTCGGCTACGACGAGACGGCCGCCCCGATCGTCGCGGAACTCGCGCGCCGAAACGCGACCGTCCGGGTCGTGACGACCGACGCGGACGCGGTCCCGACCGACGACCTCGACGTCGACGTGCTCGCCGGCGATCCCACCGAGGATCGGACGCTCGATCGGGCGGGACTCGACGACGCCGAGTTGGTGCTCGCCGCGACGGCTGACGCCGCCAAAAACAGCTACGCGGTGATCTCGGCCCGGGAACGGACGGACGCCCGCATCGTCGCGTTCTCCGACCCGGGACGGGAGAACGCGCTCGAACGCGCCGGTGCCGACGCCGCCCTCGCGCCGGAGGACCTCGTCGTTCAGGCGACGATCGGAGCCGCGATCGGGACCGCGGAGCCCGACGCTCAGTCGGCCGCGTCGGCGGCCTCCCACAGCGGGTAGAGGTCGTCCTCGATCGCGTCGGTGAGCAGTTCGCGCCCGAGGACGAGGCCGGCCGCCGATTCGCGCGCTTCGTCCTCGTCGGCCGCTCCGCTCTCTTCGCTCTCTCCGCTCCCGTCGCCCTCGTCATCCACGCCGGCCGGCTCGACGCGTCCGATGTCGGCGGCGTCGATTTCCGCGTCCGATAGCGCGTCGAGGACGTCGCTCACGTCCGCCTGCGGGACGGTCGCGAGCAGCGCTCCGGAGCCGAAGATCCGCAGCGGATCGACGCCCGCCGCGTCGCAGAGGGCGGCCGTCTCATCGCGGACCGGCACCGCGTCCCGCTCCACCTCGATGCGAACCGCCGAGGCTCGCGCGAGTTCGAGCAGGCCGGCCGCGACACCGCCCTCCGTCGGGTCGTGCATCGCGGTCGCGTACTCGCGGACGATACGGGCGTCGGGGACGACGCTGAGCTCCTCGAGGAACGCCTGGGCGCGCTCGCGAATCTCCGGATCGACGCCGAGGTCGTCGCCGAAGTCGGCCGCGAGGATCGCCGTTCCCTCGACGCCTGCCGCCTTCGTGAGGACGACCCGATCGCCGGGTTCGGCGCCGCCGGTCGGAAGGAACGCGTCGGTCGCCCCCATCGCGGTCAGCGAGAGCAGCGGCCGATCGAGCTGGTCGACGTACTCCGTGTGGCCGCCGACGATCGCGGCTCCGACGTCGCGGGCGGCCGCGTGGAGGTCCGACGTGATCGCCTCGAGCGGGGCGTCCTCGTCGGGGAGCAACGCGACGACCGTGAGCCAGCGCGGGTCGGCTCCCGACGCGGCGACGTCGTTGCAGGCGATCGCGACGCCGAGCGTTCCCACGTCCGCGGCGGCCAGCGAGATCGGATCGGAGCTGACGACGAGCGTGTCCGCGCCGGGCCAGTCGATCGCGGCGGCGTCCTCGCCGTACGCGGCCCCCTGCACCACCGTCTCGTCGGCCGCGGCCGTCCCCGTCCGATCGAACACGTGCGCGAGCAGTTCGTCCGGGCCAACTTTGCCGGGCATACCACGAACTGGGACGATGCTGGGCTTGTAGCTGTCGGAGAAGGGATGGCGGTAACACTCGAAACGAAGACCGCTCAGTCCGCGTTCGGGGCCACCGCGTCCATCGTCTCGACGATCTCGTTCTCGTCGGCGCCGCGGGGGAAGCCGACCGCGACCGCGTCCACTCCATCGATCGCTTCGAACCGTTCCAGTCGATCGCGGACGGCTCCGGGATGCCCCGCGGCGGCGAGGTCGTCGAGGATGTCGTCGGAGAGGAGCCCGAGCGCGCGCTCGCGATCGCCGTCCTGCCAGGCGTCGTGGATCTCGTCGGCGACGTCGTACCCCTGCCGGACGAGCGCGTCGCGGTAGAACGTCCCCATGCCGCCGACGTAGAAGGCGGCGTGTTGGCGGACGAGGTCGCGAGCGCGCTCTGCATCGCCGAGGGCGCAGCAGGTGACGCCGACGGTGACGGAGACGTCCTCGGGGTCGCGATCGCCCAGTTCCGCGCCGCGTTCGACGTCCGCGATTCGGTCCTCGACGCCCTCGGGCGCGAGCATGATGCCGTGCCAGCCGTCGGCGAAGCGGCCGGCGAGTTCGACCGCCTTCGGACCCATACCGGTGACTTCGATCGGGGGCGCGGGGTCGGGCGGCTCGCAGCGGAGTCGGAACCCGGAGAGCGAGAAGTCCTCGCCGTCGTACTCGACCCGCTCACCCGAAAGGACCTGTCGAACGATTTCGACGGTTTCTCGGGTCCGTCTGAGCGGGTTTCCGTAGGCCATCCCGTGCCAGTTCTCGATCACGACCGGGCCGCTCGGGCCGACTCCGAGTCGAAATCGCCCGTCTGATACTTCCTGAAGCGTCGCGGCCGTCTGGCCGAGCAGCGCGGGCGATCGGGAGTAGGTGTTGAGGATGCTCGATCCGACGTCGATCTCCTCGGTCCGCTCGGCGATCGCCGTCAGGACGGTCACGGCGTCGCGACCCCACGTCTCGGGGAGCCACGCGCAGTCGTAGCCGCCGGCCTCCGCGCGTCGGGCGTACTCGACGAGCGAGTCGACGGTCGGTTGTGCGGCGACCGGGAGGTGGACGTCCCTATCTGTCATCGTTGTTCACAGAGCAGTGCCGTCCATTTGGGTGTATTGGAACCGGCGGTCGAAGCGTCGCGGGGCCGCCCGATCGGGGTCGGTTTCTCCACCGAACTGCGGGTGAGGACGCGCTCGAATCCCGATTCCGAACCGCGGGTGCCCGGTTCGATCACTCGCCGCGATCGCCGGCTGTCGGCAGCGTAAACGAGAACGTCGTTCCCTCGCCGCGTTCGGAGTCGACCCGAATCTCGCCGCCGTGGCGCTCGACGATCCGCTGACAGAGCGCGAGACCGATACCCGTTCCGTCGTGTTCCTTCCGGCTGTGGAGGCGCTGGAACACCTCGAAGACCCGTTCCGTGTCCTCGGAATCGATACCGATCCCCTCGTCGCGGACCGACACCTCCCACATCGATCCCGCCCGCTCGGCCGCGACGTGAACGCGAGGCGGTTCGTCGCCGCTGTATTCGATCGCGTTGTCGAGGAGGTTCTGGAACACCTGCCGCAACTGGCTGGGGTCGCCCACGACTCGCGGGAGCGGACCTACCGCGATCTCGGCGTCGCTCTCCGCGATCTGGATCGTGAGGTCGTCCAGCACGTCGGTGAGGACGGGATCCAGATCGACGGGCTCGAACGGATCGCCCTGCGTTTCGATGCGGGAGTACTCGAGGAGGCCGTCGATCATCTCGCGCATCCGATCGGCGCCGTCGACGGCGAACTCGATGAACTCCCGGCCGTCGTCGTCCAGGGCGTCCTCGTACCGGCGCTCGATCAACTGCAGGTAGCTCGTGACCATCCGCAGCGGCTCCTGGAGGTCGTGACTGGCGGCGTAGGCGAACTGCTCTAACCGCTCGTTGGACTCCTCGAGTTTCCGCTCGTACCCCCGGCGCTCCGTGATGTCCTGTGACATGCCCAGCGCGGCGAAGACGTCGCCGTCGTCGTCGTGAATCGGAACGAACTGAAACTGGTACACCTGCCCGTCGAGGTCGAGTTCGAACGAGTCGGACTCGCCCTCAAGCGCGGCCTCGTAGCGCGGGACGAGTTCGGCGGCCAGCGGCGGTGTGAGCACTTCTTCGACTAACGTCCCGTTTTGCGAGCCGGTCGTAACGTCGGCCGCATTGAGCGGCGTGCCGCCGATGGTCTGGTACCGGAGTTCGTCGTCGACCAGCGCGACGGCGCCGTTCGGGAAGTGTTCGACGAGCGTCCGGTACCGACGTTCCGACTCCTTCAGTTCTCTCTCGAGGCGTTTCCGCTCCGTGACGTCGGTGATGATCCCCTCCAGGCTGATGAGGGCGTCGTCGTCGAAGATTCCGCGCCCGTAAGACCGGACCCAGCGGCGGTCTCCGCACGCGGTCTCGATGCGGTAGGTCACGGAGAACGGCTCCCGGTCGTCGACCGTTCGCTGGATTGCCTCCCAGACGTCGTCGCGATCCGCCTCGACGATGACGTCGTCTCCGAACGATATGTCGCCTCGCTCGAGCGCCTCGGGTTCGTAGCCAGTGATCTCGCGGCAGGCGTCGCTCACGAACTCCATCGGCCACCCCCGTTCGTTGCGACAGCGATAGACCATCCCAGGGACGTTGTCCATTAGCGTCGAGAGCTGGCGCTCCCGCTCCGCGAGTTCGTGCTCGCGACGCTTGCGTTCGGTGACGTCCCGGAAGTAGACCGAGAGGCCGGTCTCCGACGGATAGGCGTGGATTTCGAACCACGCGTCCAGCGGCTCCGGATAGTAGAACTCGAACGACGCCGGCTCCTGTGTCTCCATCGCTCGCTCGTACTCCTCGCGGAGTCGCGTGTCGGCGGTCCAGTCGAAGACCTCCCAGACGCGTTCCCCGACCAGTCCCCGGTTCTGGAAGTCGAGCAGCTCCTCGGCGCGCTCGTTGACGTGCGTGAACTGCCAGTCGTTGTCGAGCGCGTAGAAGGCGTCGGTGATCCGCCCGAAGATCTCGCTCAGCTCGGTCTCGAGTTCCGCCTTTCGCTGCTCGAGCTGGCGTTCGCGATCCTTGAGTTCGGTGATGTCCTCGCCGGCCACGACGATCCGCTCGACCTCGCCGTCGGAGCCGAACAACGGTACCGCGTTCACGTGAAACTGGATCCGATCGCCGTCCGGCGGATCGATGATCAGCTCCTCGTTTCGCACCGCGCCACCGGTCGCTGCGACTCGCGCCGACGGCGTGTCGCTCGGGTCGAGCGGATTTCCGTCCGCGTCGTAGACGTCCCACTCGTCGGCGTCGTCGGGTTCGTCGATGAGCTCCCGTTCGGAGAGTCCCAGGGCGTCTTGCGCTCGCCGGTTCGCCATCACCGTGTCCCCGTCGGCGTTCTGGACGGCGATCGCGATCGGCGCCGTTCGCAACAGCTTCTCGGTCTGTTCGGACTCGCGGCGGAGCTGACGCTCGCGTTCTTTCTGCTCGGTGATGTCGACGACGGAGAAGACGACGCGCCCGTCGCGCGAGGAGTCGGCGATCGGCGCCGCGTTGATCGAGAGCCACCGGCGGTCGAGATTCGGAACGTCGACCTGACACTGGTAGTCGGTCACGGCCGCCCCGGTCTCGGCGACGTGCATCCACGGTAACTCGTCGGTCGGAATCGGGTTGCCGTCGTCGTCGTAGACGTCCCACGATCCGAGATCGGAGTCGTCGAGCGCCGATTCGTCGACGCCGAGTCCGTCGAGCAGTTGCCGGTTGGTGCGGACGATTTCGCCGTCGGCCGTACTCACGAGAATACTGACCGGAACGGTCTCGAGGATCCGTTCGACGAGGTCTCGTTCTCGCCGCAGCCGCTGCTCGTGCTCGCGGCGTTCGGTCATGTCGCGGGTGACCTTCGTGAATCCCCGCAGCGATCCGTCGTCGGCGCGGATCGCGGTGATCGTGACGTTGGCCCAGAACCGAGAGCCGTCCCGACGGACTCGCCATCCCTCGTCTTCGACGCGTCCGTCCCTCGTCGCCGCCTTGAGGTTTCGATCGGGGACGCCGTCGTCGACGTCGGAATCGGTGTAGAACGTGGAGAAATGATCGCCGACGATATCGTCTGCGGCGTACCCCTTGATCCGTTTGGCGCCCTCGTTCCAGGAGACGATGCGACCGTCGGGATTGAGCATGAAAATCGCGTAGTCCTCGACCGCGTCGACGAGGGCGGTAAACTCCTTCCCGTCGGGCCGCCGGCCGGGCCGCTCCGTCTCGGACGGACGCCACCAGACGCGCGTCGTTTCGTCGACGTTCCTCGTCCGGATCGTTCCTCGTTCGGCGAGAATCTGTAGGGTCCGACGGACGGTCTCTTGTGGACACTCCAGTTCGTCGGCGACTTCGGCGGTCGTGACCGGTCTGGACGGCTCGTCTAACTGCGCGAAAAACCGCCGAACGTCCCCCCGAGAGATATCTGACGTCGAATCCGAGGATTCCATTAGGACAAGTGAGAACACGAGTCCGTAAACGCGTGTTGGTCAGTTCACGACGCTCCCTCGCTCACAAACCCGCCGCACGCGACTCCGCGATCGGTTCGGACGCGGCCGCGTCGAGCGCGGCGGGCGCCGATCGGGTTTCGATCGACGTCCCGCGACCCTCGAAGCGGTCGACCGAGCGGAAACGCGCGACGCTATACCTCGTGCGATTCCTCGACCCGAGGCACGCCCTGTGCGGTGATCGTTTCGCCGACGACGTACGACGACGCGGGGCTCGCGAGGAACTGCGCGAGGTCGGCGATCTCCTCGACCGTACCGATGCGACGCTCGACCTCGTCGCGCTGGATGTTGTCGGCCGAGACGCCCATTTGGCTCTCGACGCCAGGGGTCGCGACGAACCCGGGCGCGATGCAGTTGACTCGGACGTCGTCGCCGGCCCACTCGTAGGAGAGTGACTTCGTGAAGTTGACGACGGCGGCCTTCGACGCGCCGTAGTGGCTCATATACGGCGATCCCTGCTGGCCCGCGACGCTCGCGAGATTGACGACGGTCCCGCCGCCGTCCTTTAAGTGCTCCGCGGCGGCGTGGGTGCAGTGGTAGGTCCCGTGGACGTTGATATCGACGATCGTCTTCCAGCCGTTCTCCGAGATGTCGTCGAAGGAAGCCATGAACGAGGCGCCTGCGTTGTTCACCAGCACGTCGAGCCCGCCGAACTCCTCGACGGTCGCCTCGACGAACGCGTCAACGGCCTCGCGATCGGTCACGTCGCACTCGACCGCCAGCGCCCGACCCGGCCGATCGCTCGCTTCGATCTCCTCCGCGACGGGGTCGACGTTCTCCTGCTCGCGCGAGCAGATCGCGACGTCGACGCCGTCGGCGGCGAATCGTTCCGCGATCGCCTTCCCGATGCCGCTCGAGGCGCCGGTGACGATGGCGACGTCGCCGTCGACGCCGAACTGGTCGGTACTCACGCGCGCTCACCCGAACCGGGTGCAGTTATGGTTACCATTGTTAGATACAAAGTAACATATGCAGACAATGTTAATAAATGTGGGTGCGAAGCCGGCGTCCCGACGCCGTCGAGTGACCGTTGTCAGCGATACGCATACATTGGCGGCGTCCGAATCGCCGCTCACCGACACGCCATGACAGGAGACGCTCCCGAGTACGGACCGAATCGACAGGAGGAGGTGTACCGACGCGGCATGCTCGAAGGCGAGCCGCCCGAGTTCCCCGTCTCCTACGAGGATCTCGAGGACCGCGCCCGCGAGGAACTGACCGAGCGGGCGTTCGCCTACGTCGCCGGCGGCGCGGGTTCGGAGTCGACCGTCGACGCCAACGATCGGGCCTTCGACGAGTGGCGGATCGTCCCGCGGATCCTGCGGGACGTCTCCGATCGCGACCTCTCGGTCGACCTCTTCGGGCGCGAGGTTCCGGCTCCCGTGTTGCTCGCCCCGATCGGCGTCCAGTCGATCCTCCACGACGAGGCCGAACTGGCCGTCGCGCGAGCGAGTCGCGACCTCGACGTGCCGATGATCTGCAGTTCCGTCTCGTCGTACACGCTGGAGGAGATCGCGGACGAACTCGGCGACGGACCGAACTGGTTCCAGCTCTACTGGAGTTCCGATCGGGCGGTTGCGGCCAGCTTCCTCGAACGCGCGGAGGCCACGGGGTACGACGCGATCGTCGTCACGCTCGATACGCCGAAGATGGGCTGGCGCGAGCGCGACATCGAACTCGCCTACCTGCCCTTCCTCGAGGGGCAGGGCATCAAGAACTACTTCGAGGACGAGGCGTTCCTCGATCGGCTCGACACCGACGAGCCGTGGGCCGATCCCGAGGCCTCGCTCGAGTCGTTCATCGACTGCTTCGGCGACGCCTCGCTCACGTGGGACGACCTCGAGTTCCTTCGCGAGCACACCGATCTGCCGATCGTTCTCAAGGGCGTCCTCCACCCCGACGACGCCCGCGAGGCGATCGATCGCGGGATGGACGGCGTGGTCGTCTCGAATCACGGCGGCCGACAGGTCGACGGCGCGATCCCCGCGCTCGAGGCGCTACCCGAGGTCGTCGACGCGATCGGCGACGAGGCGACCGTGCTGTTCGACAGCGGCGTCCGCCGCGGCAGCGACGTGTTCCGGGCGGTTGCACTGGGCGCCGACGCGGTCCTGCTGGGTCGTCCGTACGCCTACGGACTCGGGATCGGCGGCGAAGACGGCGTCCGCGCGGTCCTCGAAAACCTGCTCGCCGACCTCGATCTGACCGTGGGTCTCTCGGGCCGTGCGAGCATCGACGAGATCGATCGATCGACGGTCCGGCGGGCCGGGAGCGACGATCGATGACCCGCGGCGACGACGATCGGACGAGCGACGACGACCGTGCCGGAGTCGGGACCCGCGGCACGGCCGGCGCGCGATCCGCCGACGAACGCGCCGGATCGGATCCGCGGCCACCCGACCCGCCGGCCGACCCCGACGAGTGGGAGGCCGTCTTCTGGGACATCGGCGGCGTCATCCTCGATCTCAAGTCCGTCCGGGCCGCCCACACGTCGTTCGTCGCCGACCTGCTGGAGCGGTACGACGTCGACCGCACCATCGAGGAGGCGATCGGCGCCTGGCGGACGACGGTCGGCGACTACTTTCGCGAGCGCGACGGCACGGAGTTCCGCGCCGCCCGCGAGGGCTACCACAGAGGGATCGAAGCGATCGTCGGCGAACCGCTGCCGGCGGCCGAGTGGCGGCCGCCGTTTCGCGAAGCCGTTCGGGACGCGATCGAGCCCGTCCCCGGCGCCGTCGAAACGATCGAGGAGCTCGCCGAGCGCGACCTCCACCTCGGCGTCATCAGCGACGTCGACGACGAGGAAGGAACGATGATGCTCGATCACTTCGGCGTCCGCGAGCGCTTCGACTCGATCACCACCTCCGAGGCGGTCGGGCGCACCAAGCCCGATCCGGCGATGTTCGAAACCGCGCTGGAGAAAGCCGGCGTCGCCCCCGAGCGATCCCTGATGATCGGCGATCGGTACGATCACGACGTGTGCGGCGCGGT
It includes:
- a CDS encoding NAD-binding protein; translated protein: MLERLRTRGGRVAIWIVVTVALTSIVTSLVAIVTGPTIRATGTLGTVQSIAEFSGAVIGFVLLVAAWGMRRGYRLAYVAAAGLVVLAAGHGVVQFRLQSVPLVVIGSGGFVVLLLTSDQFTRSSSLSGAQLGSLVSFVGVLCYGTVGAYALRDEFAELQTVVDAIYFTLVTASTVGYGDVHPTGYAARLFAISLVLLGPATVAVVVGSLLGPAVERYFTRVEQRAKVNLDSEHPRTVVVLGYDETAAPIVAELARRNATVRVVTTDADAVPTDDLDVDVLAGDPTEDRTLDRAGLDDAELVLAATADAAKNSYAVISARERTDARIVAFSDPGRENALERAGADAALAPEDLVVQATIGAAIGTAEPDAQSAASAASHSG
- a CDS encoding lactate 2-monooxygenase codes for the protein MTGDAPEYGPNRQEEVYRRGMLEGEPPEFPVSYEDLEDRAREELTERAFAYVAGGAGSESTVDANDRAFDEWRIVPRILRDVSDRDLSVDLFGREVPAPVLLAPIGVQSILHDEAELAVARASRDLDVPMICSSVSSYTLEEIADELGDGPNWFQLYWSSDRAVAASFLERAEATGYDAIVVTLDTPKMGWRERDIELAYLPFLEGQGIKNYFEDEAFLDRLDTDEPWADPEASLESFIDCFGDASLTWDDLEFLREHTDLPIVLKGVLHPDDAREAIDRGMDGVVVSNHGGRQVDGAIPALEALPEVVDAIGDEATVLFDSGVRRGSDVFRAVALGADAVLLGRPYAYGLGIGGEDGVRAVLENLLADLDLTVGLSGRASIDEIDRSTVRRAGSDDR
- a CDS encoding PAS domain S-box protein → MESSDSTSDISRGDVRRFFAQLDEPSRPVTTAEVADELECPQETVRRTLQILAERGTIRTRNVDETTRVWWRPSETERPGRRPDGKEFTALVDAVEDYAIFMLNPDGRIVSWNEGAKRIKGYAADDIVGDHFSTFYTDSDVDDGVPDRNLKAATRDGRVEDEGWRVRRDGSRFWANVTITAIRADDGSLRGFTKVTRDMTERREHEQRLRRERDLVERILETVPVSILVSTADGEIVRTNRQLLDGLGVDESALDDSDLGSWDVYDDDGNPIPTDELPWMHVAETGAAVTDYQCQVDVPNLDRRWLSINAAPIADSSRDGRVVFSVVDITEQKERERQLRRESEQTEKLLRTAPIAIAVQNADGDTVMANRRAQDALGLSERELIDEPDDADEWDVYDADGNPLDPSDTPSARVAATGGAVRNEELIIDPPDGDRIQFHVNAVPLFGSDGEVERIVVAGEDITELKDRERQLEQRKAELETELSEIFGRITDAFYALDNDWQFTHVNERAEELLDFQNRGLVGERVWEVFDWTADTRLREEYERAMETQEPASFEFYYPEPLDAWFEIHAYPSETGLSVYFRDVTERKRREHELAERERQLSTLMDNVPGMVYRCRNERGWPMEFVSDACREITGYEPEALERGDISFGDDVIVEADRDDVWEAIQRTVDDREPFSVTYRIETACGDRRWVRSYGRGIFDDDALISLEGIITDVTERKRLERELKESERRYRTLVEHFPNGAVALVDDELRYQTIGGTPLNAADVTTGSQNGTLVEEVLTPPLAAELVPRYEAALEGESDSFELDLDGQVYQFQFVPIHDDDGDVFAALGMSQDITERRGYERKLEESNERLEQFAYAASHDLQEPLRMVTSYLQLIERRYEDALDDDGREFIEFAVDGADRMREMIDGLLEYSRIETQGDPFEPVDLDPVLTDVLDDLTIQIAESDAEIAVGPLPRVVGDPSQLRQVFQNLLDNAIEYSGDEPPRVHVAAERAGSMWEVSVRDEGIGIDSEDTERVFEVFQRLHSRKEHDGTGIGLALCQRIVERHGGEIRVDSERGEGTTFSFTLPTAGDRGE
- a CDS encoding SDR family NAD(P)-dependent oxidoreductase; amino-acid sequence: MSTDQFGVDGDVAIVTGASSGIGKAIAERFAADGVDVAICSREQENVDPVAEEIEASDRPGRALAVECDVTDREAVDAFVEATVEEFGGLDVLVNNAGASFMASFDDISENGWKTIVDINVHGTYHCTHAAAEHLKDGGGTVVNLASVAGQQGSPYMSHYGASKAAVVNFTKSLSYEWAGDDVRVNCIAPGFVATPGVESQMGVSADNIQRDEVERRIGTVEEIADLAQFLASPASSYVVGETITAQGVPRVEESHEV
- a CDS encoding TIGR04024 family LLM class F420-dependent oxidoreductase, with the protein product MTDRDVHLPVAAQPTVDSLVEYARRAEAGGYDCAWLPETWGRDAVTVLTAIAERTEEIDVGSSILNTYSRSPALLGQTAATLQEVSDGRFRLGVGPSGPVVIENWHGMAYGNPLRRTRETVEIVRQVLSGERVEYDGEDFSLSGFRLRCEPPDPAPPIEVTGMGPKAVELAGRFADGWHGIMLAPEGVEDRIADVERGAELGDRDPEDVSVTVGVTCCALGDAERARDLVRQHAAFYVGGMGTFYRDALVRQGYDVADEIHDAWQDGDRERALGLLSDDILDDLAAAGHPGAVRDRLERFEAIDGVDAVAVGFPRGADENEIVETMDAVAPNAD
- a CDS encoding phosphatase PAP2 family protein, with protein sequence MRFESESAGIWEAFPDAYAGVAAVVTEFGGPTALMFVLALLYWLTRRRETALVISYAVAGVSFILLLKLVIGLPRPPEEVFLVPNDDDPYGFPSGHAFAATLVYGGLLLTFDRYRDPLAIGAATSAVVLVSLSRVVLGVHYLGDVIAGAIVGLAFLVAVHAIVAGDPRRGFALGGAIAVPAVLVTGGESDVLIALGGSVGGLLASTRLGSLPDLRSRLEGALLVVVGIGAIVVGVVLESLAAAIASTLVAAIALTAVNAGLFVAILLAPAVVGRVSIGSASVAR
- a CDS encoding AIR synthase family protein, which codes for MPGKVGPDELLAHVFDRTGTAAADETVVQGAAYGEDAAAIDWPGADTLVVSSDPISLAAADVGTLGVAIACNDVAASGADPRWLTVVALLPDEDAPLEAITSDLHAAARDVGAAIVGGHTEYVDQLDRPLLSLTAMGATDAFLPTGGAEPGDRVVLTKAAGVEGTAILAADFGDDLGVDPEIRERAQAFLEELSVVPDARIVREYATAMHDPTEGGVAAGLLELARASAVRIEVERDAVPVRDETAALCDAAGVDPLRIFGSGALLATVPQADVSDVLDALSDAEIDAADIGRVEPAGVDDEGDGSGESEESGAADEDEARESAAGLVLGRELLTDAIEDDLYPLWEAADAAD
- a CDS encoding HAD family hydrolase, with protein sequence MTRGDDDRTSDDDRAGVGTRGTAGARSADERAGSDPRPPDPPADPDEWEAVFWDIGGVILDLKSVRAAHTSFVADLLERYDVDRTIEEAIGAWRTTVGDYFRERDGTEFRAAREGYHRGIEAIVGEPLPAAEWRPPFREAVRDAIEPVPGAVETIEELAERDLHLGVISDVDDEEGTMMLDHFGVRERFDSITTSEAVGRTKPDPAMFETALEKAGVAPERSLMIGDRYDHDVCGAVQAGMHGVAFGADDGPAVAYRIDSPEEVLAIVDGERPVE